The genomic segment TTCCATGAACCGCTCCACAATCTTGGGAACTGGGTTAGTCGCTCCGGGGCCGTCCCAGTGAGCAAGATGCAATGTAATCTGCCCTGTGTTCTCCTCAGCACTGACCGCTCCAAAAACTAACATAATGATGAGCATGAAGCCGACAACCAGCTTAGGATAATTACTTAATATCATGTGCACTTCAACGCCTTTCGACTTACTCTTTATTGTAGTAATCAAGCAGATCCTGCAATTGCCGTGCCGCACTGGTTAGGGCAGTATGTCCGGCAGACCTTCCTTCAAATACTTCGTCTAGCGCATTCTGAACTACCGATTGATAGTAAAGGTGCCACAGCGGAGTTCGTAGGAAATAGTGGGGAGTCATTGCGTACTGGGCTGCCTCAAGACATGCGCCCTGTTCCTCGCTTAGCCATAATTGGAAATCCGTTGCTACACTAGGAATGGTTGGTAGAGCCCATTCTTGACGAACCATTTCTGCCTGCCCAATAGGTCCGGCGAGATACTCCAGGACTGTGAGGGCTTCATCCTTGTGTTTACAGGCACCATTGAGAACCCAACCAGAGCTATGCAATACTGTTTGTAGCTGCTTTCCTTCCGGATGAGGTGGCAAAGCCGACGCTAGTCTCAACGCTGGATTAGCTTGTTTTGATACAGATATATCCCAAGACCCGGTATCGATCATGGCAATATTGCCGAAAGCAAATCCCTGACCAGCCGATAGCGATCCTGGGGGAGGCATTACCCCATCGTCGAGTTTCAAGCTCGCCAGCCATTCCACTGCTTCAATGGTCTCTGGACTATCACAATACCCCAACGCTTGGTCCGCCTCAAGATTCATGAAGCTTCCCCCGTTGGACCATGTGTACGTACCAATATTGTAGACACCATGATAGAAATCAAATCCGTATGTTTGCTTTTCTGGGGCTGTGAGCTTTCGGGCAATGCCTCTAAACTCGTCCCATGTCCAACTACCATCTGGATAGGCTACTCCGAATTCGTCGAAGTTGTCCTTGTTATAGAGTATGACCCGGGACGTAAAGCTGTGGGGCAGAGCGTATATACCGTCTTTGTACTTACCACCATATAGCAGTACCCCTGGGAAGAATATGTCCTCAGAAAGGACTTCGCTCTTTTCCAGATAGGGAGTCAAATCTTCGGCAAATCCTTCCTCAATCAACCCAGGAAAGTCCCACCACAGAAATATATCAGGGGCTTGCCCGGTGACTAGTCCCATGATCAACTTATCGAAATGGTCCTCATGGTACTCGAATTCGACTTTGATA from the Limnochordia bacterium genome contains:
- a CDS encoding sugar ABC transporter substrate-binding protein, translating into MLRNNKKVLLLLIAIVISVLTTVEPKAFAEKVTIRVANWGPRDLCPVWNILQRLMEDHPNIKVEFEYHEDHFDKLIMGLVTGQAPDIFLWWDFPGLIEEGFAEDLTPYLEKSEVLSEDIFFPGVLLYGGKYKDGIYALPHSFTSRVILYNKDNFDEFGVAYPDGSWTWDEFRGIARKLTAPEKQTYGFDFYHGVYNIGTYTWSNGGSFMNLEADQALGYCDSPETIEAVEWLASLKLDDGVMPPPGSLSAGQGFAFGNIAMIDTGSWDISVSKQANPALRLASALPPHPEGKQLQTVLHSSGWVLNGACKHKDEALTVLEYLAGPIGQAEMVRQEWALPTIPSVATDFQLWLSEEQGACLEAAQYAMTPHYFLRTPLWHLYYQSVVQNALDEVFEGRSAGHTALTSAARQLQDLLDYYNKE